The proteins below come from a single Pseudomonas chlororaphis genomic window:
- a CDS encoding energy transducer TonB has protein sequence MNFKKTTIALAVGSALGLSSGAWAAEEAGKMEIAPITVTGEKIDRTLDQTQSSVVVMTDKTLREHGDKDLVDVFARTPGVYSQAGNENWGIRGVPVSGFDDQGPAALNGAVSVYVDGAVQPNRALTLSPVPLWDAEQVEVFLGPQSTTQGRNSLAGAVVIRTKNPTFEPSFSAQTNVGNYGEHGAAVAGGGAIVDDKIAGRIAVDYSDGDGYIRNTTLDKDANPHRTSNARGKLLILPNDDTDVLLTYAHNEHRQGDRSTMRGSDGKPSYYDISSNTEAFDNLKQDTVSAKVDHRLNDAWSLTSMTANTSSDYSNRLDFDQNAVDNEVVLRKQDGNLFSQELRLNYDSDTVKSFIGAYYGHNTNKFHDRLLFDNVLARTVKGDTKIENKAVFGEVNWTFAPRWTLITGLRYDHETNDTDIEADGRFVPEKIKKSFDAVLPKLGIDYELATDQYLGFMVQKGYRGGGVNLRSGSGHQAYDPEYTTNYELSYRGSFFDKSLRARANLYYTDWKDQQVSVRQPGSTVIDIYNAGRSDIKGLEVFVEKDITEQLTLNFGGAVTDSKYKDFVADNGQDRSGESFLYSPKYKASVGGVYRFDDRLMFGTDIVYQSTAPSEYEFDSNGKVSGERKSDAYVLVNFNTEYKVTKNVAVSAYVKNAFDKEYITNNRDDTIIDVGAPRTVGMILRYDM, from the coding sequence GTGAATTTCAAAAAGACTACAATTGCGTTGGCTGTGGGGTCGGCGTTGGGCCTGAGCAGCGGTGCGTGGGCGGCTGAAGAGGCCGGCAAGATGGAGATCGCTCCGATCACCGTCACCGGTGAAAAGATTGACCGTACCCTGGACCAGACCCAGTCCAGCGTGGTGGTCATGACTGACAAGACCCTGCGTGAACACGGCGACAAAGACCTGGTGGATGTGTTTGCCCGCACGCCAGGCGTCTACAGCCAGGCTGGCAACGAAAACTGGGGCATTCGTGGCGTGCCGGTATCCGGTTTCGATGACCAGGGCCCGGCGGCCCTGAACGGTGCGGTGTCGGTGTATGTCGACGGTGCCGTACAGCCGAACCGCGCGCTGACCTTGAGCCCGGTTCCGCTGTGGGACGCCGAGCAGGTCGAAGTCTTCCTCGGCCCGCAATCCACCACCCAGGGCCGCAACTCCCTGGCCGGTGCGGTGGTGATCCGCACCAAGAATCCAACCTTCGAACCAAGCTTCTCGGCGCAAACCAACGTTGGTAACTACGGTGAGCATGGGGCCGCGGTTGCCGGTGGCGGCGCCATCGTCGACGACAAGATCGCCGGTCGTATCGCCGTGGACTATTCCGACGGTGACGGCTACATCCGCAACACCACGCTCGACAAGGATGCCAACCCGCACCGTACCAGCAACGCCCGCGGCAAATTGCTGATCCTGCCCAATGACGACACCGACGTCCTGCTGACCTACGCCCACAACGAACACCGCCAGGGTGATCGCTCGACCATGCGTGGTTCCGACGGCAAGCCCAGCTATTACGACATTTCATCCAACACCGAAGCCTTCGACAACCTCAAGCAGGACACCGTCAGCGCCAAGGTGGATCATCGTCTGAACGATGCCTGGTCGTTGACGAGCATGACCGCCAACACCAGCTCGGACTACAGCAACCGCCTGGACTTCGATCAGAATGCCGTGGACAACGAGGTCGTTCTGCGTAAACAGGACGGTAACCTGTTCAGCCAGGAGTTGCGTCTGAATTACGACTCGGACACGGTGAAGAGTTTCATCGGTGCCTATTACGGCCACAACACCAACAAGTTCCATGACCGGCTGTTGTTCGACAACGTGCTGGCTCGCACGGTCAAGGGTGATACCAAGATTGAAAACAAGGCGGTGTTCGGTGAAGTCAACTGGACGTTCGCGCCGCGCTGGACATTGATCACCGGCCTGCGTTACGACCACGAGACGAACGATACCGACATCGAGGCAGACGGCCGTTTCGTTCCCGAGAAAATCAAAAAGTCGTTTGATGCCGTGTTGCCGAAACTCGGTATCGACTACGAGCTGGCAACGGATCAGTACCTTGGCTTCATGGTGCAGAAGGGTTATCGCGGCGGCGGTGTCAACCTGCGCTCCGGTAGCGGTCACCAAGCCTACGACCCGGAATACACCACCAACTACGAGCTGTCCTATCGCGGTTCGTTCTTCGACAAGAGCCTGCGTGCCCGCGCCAACCTGTACTACACCGACTGGAAAGATCAGCAGGTCAGCGTTCGGCAGCCCGGCAGCACCGTCATTGATATCTACAACGCCGGTCGCAGTGACATCAAGGGGCTGGAAGTCTTCGTCGAGAAAGACATCACCGAGCAGTTGACCCTGAATTTCGGCGGCGCCGTTACCGATAGCAAATACAAGGACTTCGTTGCTGACAATGGCCAGGACAGGAGCGGCGAGTCGTTCCTCTATTCGCCGAAATACAAGGCGTCGGTGGGCGGTGTCTATCGCTTCGATGATCGCCTGATGTTCGGCACGGACATTGTCTATCAGAGCACTGCGCCCTCGGAGTACGAGTTCGACTCCAACGGCAAGGTCAGTGGGGAGCGTAAGAGCGACGCTTATGTGCTGGTCAACTTCAATACCGAGTACAAAGTCACCAAGAATGTCGCTGTGTCTGCCTACGTCAAGAATGCGTTCGACAAGGAATACATCACCAACAACCGCGACGACACCATCATCGACGTCGGCGCACCGCGCACGGTGGGGATGATCCTGCGCTACGACATGTAA
- a CDS encoding oxidoreductase: MNALTGQVVLITGASSGIGEATAKKLAAAGARVGLAARRADRLHALHAEIEQQGGQAVVLEMDVADKASVDAGVRKLLDTYGRIDVAFNNAGLMPLSSVDEFKTDEWDRMVDVNIKGVLNVSAAVLPQMIEQHSGHIINTSSVAGRKVFGQGFAVYSATKFAVSAFTEGLRMEVGHKHNIRVTSIQPGATATELTQHTTSEEYVQMIAGFSGQLQFLSPEDIADTVLFAVSAPRNVNIAELFVMPTNQV, encoded by the coding sequence ATGAACGCACTGACTGGACAAGTCGTACTGATTACCGGTGCATCGAGCGGCATTGGCGAAGCCACCGCGAAGAAACTCGCCGCCGCGGGCGCGAGGGTGGGTCTTGCGGCGCGCCGGGCCGATCGCCTTCACGCGTTGCACGCTGAGATTGAACAACAAGGTGGCCAGGCCGTCGTCCTGGAAATGGACGTCGCCGACAAGGCCTCCGTCGACGCTGGCGTGAGGAAACTGCTCGACACCTACGGCAGGATCGACGTGGCCTTCAACAACGCCGGGCTGATGCCGTTGTCGAGCGTCGATGAATTCAAGACCGACGAGTGGGATCGCATGGTGGACGTCAACATCAAGGGCGTATTGAACGTGTCGGCGGCGGTACTTCCACAGATGATCGAGCAGCATTCCGGCCACATCATCAACACGTCATCGGTCGCCGGTCGCAAGGTATTCGGCCAGGGTTTCGCCGTGTACTCAGCCACCAAGTTCGCCGTGAGCGCCTTTACCGAAGGCCTGCGCATGGAGGTCGGGCACAAGCACAATATCCGCGTGACCAGCATCCAGCCCGGTGCGACGGCCACGGAACTGACGCAGCACACGACCAGCGAAGAGTATGTGCAGATGATTGCCGGCTTCTCGGGGCAGTTGCAGTTCCTGTCGCCGGAAGACATTGCCGACACGGTCCTGTTCGCGGTCTCGGCCCCCCGCAACGTCAACATTGCCGAGTTGTTCGTGATGCCGACCAATCAGGTCTGA
- a CDS encoding chemotaxis protein, whose translation MLRNAPLRLKLLLILLLPLLGFLTLAGIFVGDNYRTLRDMDATVTASATAQKLSLLITTLQRERGASGVFLGSGGKSMGDRLAQMRRDADTSVAVIRELPVSRNNQLTKVISALDELSSVRAQVDKLNISSTESGVRYTDIIQVLIGYTHSLEATINNATIVHALGALNQFIEMKERAGRERVVLGLVFAQDRFDEGLLSRFSRNWGEFTAYLDAFRRKAPPVLLQQFDDQMREPAAVDVARLQRLAFEVPLGQSLGIKPQDWFETATQRIDLMGQMEEALGQSVSRLAMHERDSASRALWLTLGAVVVALLAVAVLSYLIIRMIDLAVRDVNQVLNDLAERDLTARASHEGKDEFGQISRNLNRMAQEISGVVQEIGNATAQVATAAEESSTVTIQTSQSVEQQRQGTELVATAINQMSATVREVAQSTNDAAHMSQQVNISTAQGRVEIESTIGLIRQLSGQAEETAAIIGDLKEESDAISSVLDVIRGIAEQTNLLALNAAIEAARAGDHGRGFAVVASEVRTLAQKTQESTGSIQQMISNLQAGSDRAALSMQQTLGKAQDGASKVERAGELLVEIAEGVATISDRNIQIASAAEEQSAVSEDINRNVNEINDLVIQVSAGAEQTAITSQELARLAEYQQQLVSRFKVA comes from the coding sequence ATGCTCAGGAATGCACCGCTACGTCTGAAACTTTTATTGATTCTTTTACTGCCGTTATTAGGATTCCTGACCCTGGCCGGTATTTTTGTCGGCGATAACTACCGGACGCTGCGCGACATGGACGCGACGGTGACCGCCAGCGCCACCGCCCAGAAACTGAGCCTGCTCATCACCACCCTCCAGCGCGAACGCGGCGCCAGCGGGGTTTTCCTCGGTAGCGGCGGTAAATCCATGGGTGACCGGCTGGCCCAGATGCGCCGGGATGCCGACACATCGGTCGCGGTGATTCGTGAATTGCCGGTGTCGAGGAACAATCAACTCACCAAAGTCATTAGTGCCTTGGATGAGTTGTCCAGTGTGCGTGCACAAGTCGACAAGTTAAATATCAGCAGCACCGAATCCGGTGTTCGCTACACCGACATTATTCAAGTATTGATCGGTTATACCCACTCCCTGGAAGCGACCATCAATAACGCGACCATTGTTCATGCGCTCGGCGCACTCAATCAATTCATCGAAATGAAAGAACGGGCCGGGCGCGAGCGCGTCGTGCTCGGCCTGGTGTTCGCCCAGGACCGCTTCGACGAAGGGCTGTTGTCACGGTTCAGCCGCAACTGGGGTGAATTTACCGCCTACCTGGACGCTTTCCGTCGCAAGGCCCCACCCGTCTTGTTGCAGCAGTTCGATGATCAGATGCGCGAGCCGGCGGCCGTCGATGTTGCCCGGTTGCAGCGCCTGGCATTCGAGGTGCCGCTGGGCCAGTCGCTGGGCATCAAGCCGCAAGACTGGTTTGAAACCGCGACCCAACGGATCGACCTGATGGGCCAGATGGAAGAAGCCCTCGGTCAGAGTGTCAGCCGCCTGGCCATGCACGAGCGCGATAGCGCCAGCCGTGCCCTGTGGCTGACGCTCGGTGCCGTGGTCGTTGCGTTGTTGGCGGTGGCGGTGCTGTCGTACCTGATCATCCGCATGATCGACCTGGCGGTGCGCGACGTGAATCAAGTCCTCAATGACCTGGCGGAGCGTGATCTCACTGCCAGGGCAAGTCACGAAGGCAAGGACGAGTTCGGCCAGATCTCCCGCAACCTCAACCGCATGGCCCAGGAGATCAGCGGGGTGGTGCAGGAAATCGGCAACGCCACGGCACAAGTGGCGACGGCGGCGGAAGAGTCTTCCACGGTGACGATCCAGACCAGCCAGAGTGTCGAGCAACAACGCCAGGGCACTGAACTGGTCGCCACGGCGATCAACCAGATGAGCGCAACGGTGCGAGAGGTGGCCCAAAGCACCAACGATGCGGCGCACATGTCACAGCAGGTGAACATCAGCACCGCTCAGGGCCGGGTCGAGATCGAAAGCACCATCGGGCTGATCCGCCAGTTGTCCGGCCAGGCCGAGGAGACTGCAGCGATCATCGGGGACCTCAAGGAGGAAAGCGATGCCATTTCCTCGGTGCTGGATGTGATTCGTGGCATTGCCGAGCAGACCAACCTGTTGGCCCTCAATGCGGCGATCGAGGCTGCGCGTGCCGGCGATCACGGTCGCGGGTTCGCGGTGGTGGCCTCGGAAGTGCGTACCCTGGCGCAAAAGACGCAAGAGTCCACGGGCAGCATCCAGCAGATGATCAGCAACTTGCAGGCCGGTTCGGACCGCGCGGCGCTGTCCATGCAGCAGACCCTGGGCAAGGCTCAGGATGGCGCGAGCAAGGTCGAGCGGGCGGGTGAGTTGCTGGTGGAAATTGCCGAGGGCGTGGCGACCATCAGCGACCGTAACATCCAGATCGCTTCGGCGGCGGAAGAACAGAGTGCGGTGTCCGAAGACATCAATCGCAATGTCAACGAGATCAATGACCTGGTGATCCAGGTCAGCGCCGGGGCCGAGCAGACGGCAATCACCAGCCAGGAACTGGCGCGCCTGGCGGAGTACCAGCAGCAGTTGGTCAGTCGTTTCAAGGTGGCCTGA
- a CDS encoding 2,4-diaminobutyrate 4-aminotransferase: MLHTGLSSPYCLDPTPLLERQQQQESNARSYPRRIPLVLERAHGIYVQDSRGQVFVDCLAGAGTLALGHNHPVIIEAITQVMAAGVPMHTLDLMTPVKDAFVQEIFGCLPAEFARNARIQFCGPSGADAVEAALKLTRTATGRHSVLAFEGAYHGMTLGTLAISGNLSPKNALGALMPGVQRLPFPHDYRCPFGVAGDQAVTLNVRYLEHLLNDPESGVTAPAAMILEPIQGEGGVIAAPDRWLQELRRLTQAHGIPLIVDEIQCGIARSGRMFGFEQSGITPDVITLSKAIGGGLPLSVMVYNDSLDVWQPGAHAGTFRGNQLAMAAGTATLRFIRDEGLVKHAETVGAQLRKQLEALQSEFAWVGDVRGRGLMLGMEIVDPQGAPDAQGHPPVDTARAKAFQQACLRHGLIVELGGRHGATVRLLPPLIITEQEVDFVAKILFQAASSLNERSAR; the protein is encoded by the coding sequence CTGTTGCATACCGGTCTGTCGAGCCCTTACTGCCTCGATCCGACGCCGCTTCTGGAACGCCAGCAACAGCAGGAATCCAACGCCCGCAGTTATCCACGGCGCATTCCGCTGGTGCTCGAAAGGGCCCATGGCATTTATGTTCAGGACAGCCGCGGGCAAGTGTTCGTCGACTGCCTGGCAGGGGCTGGCACCCTGGCCCTGGGGCACAATCATCCGGTGATCATCGAAGCCATCACCCAGGTCATGGCCGCGGGCGTGCCGATGCACACCCTGGACCTCATGACGCCGGTCAAGGACGCGTTCGTCCAGGAAATTTTCGGTTGCTTGCCTGCCGAGTTCGCTCGCAACGCACGCATCCAGTTTTGCGGCCCAAGCGGGGCCGATGCGGTGGAGGCGGCCCTCAAGCTGACCCGCACCGCGACTGGCCGGCACTCGGTGCTGGCGTTCGAAGGGGCCTACCACGGGATGACCCTGGGCACGCTGGCCATCAGCGGCAACCTGTCGCCGAAGAATGCCCTCGGTGCGTTGATGCCGGGTGTACAGCGCCTGCCGTTCCCCCACGACTACCGTTGCCCGTTCGGTGTGGCCGGCGACCAGGCGGTCACCTTGAACGTGCGTTACCTCGAACACTTGCTCAACGACCCGGAGAGCGGCGTGACCGCGCCGGCGGCGATGATCCTGGAACCGATCCAGGGCGAGGGCGGGGTGATTGCCGCGCCGGATCGCTGGTTGCAGGAACTGCGCCGACTGACCCAGGCCCATGGCATCCCGTTGATCGTCGACGAGATCCAGTGCGGCATCGCCCGTAGCGGCCGGATGTTCGGTTTCGAGCAGTCGGGCATCACCCCGGATGTCATCACGTTGTCCAAGGCCATTGGCGGTGGCTTGCCGTTGTCGGTCATGGTCTACAACGATTCGCTGGACGTCTGGCAGCCGGGCGCTCACGCCGGCACCTTCCGCGGCAATCAGCTGGCGATGGCGGCGGGCACCGCGACCTTGCGCTTTATCCGCGATGAAGGCCTGGTCAAGCACGCCGAAACGGTGGGTGCGCAACTGCGCAAACAGCTTGAGGCGTTGCAGAGCGAATTCGCCTGGGTGGGCGATGTTCGCGGCCGTGGCCTGATGCTTGGCATGGAAATCGTCGATCCCCAGGGGGCGCCGGATGCCCAGGGCCATCCACCGGTGGACACGGCCAGGGCCAAGGCCTTCCAGCAGGCTTGCCTGCGACACGGCTTGATCGTCGAACTCGGTGGGCGGCACGGTGCGACAGTGCGCTTGCTGCCACCGTTGATCATCACCGAGCAGGAGGTCGACTTCGTGGCGAAGATCCTGTTCCAGGCAGCGAGCAGCCTCAACGAGCGTTCAGCGCGTTGA
- a CDS encoding acriflavine resistance protein B: protein MPDFFINRPNFAWVIALLIALAGALTLGRLPVNQYPDVAPPQINVSVDYPGASAQIVSQNVTSLIEEELNGLKGLLYYESNSANGGAETTITFKPGTDPDMAQVDVQNRLQRVVGRLPQAVIEQGLEVEQARSNFLLVYALSYTDDQQDSVGLANYAARAINNEIRRVAGVGRVQMYTAERAMRIWVDPARLVGYDLSMSDVGRAIAGQNIQVPAGSMGERPGPADQHITATVMVQGQLDSVEAFGNIVLRANDDGSSVRIRDVARVELGRKDYRFDARLNGKPAAAMSVQLAPGANALETAEAIKLRLDQLSSTLPANMALSVPYDTSYFVEVAIKQVLYTLIEAMVLVFLVMLLFLQKLRYMLIPAVVVPVCLLGTMAVMAPLGFSINMMTLFGMVLAIGILVDDAIVVVENVERLISEEHLSPKAATRKAMQQISGAIVGITLVLSAVFLPLAFMGGSVGVIYQQFAMTLSVSILFSGFLALSLTPALCATLLKPVDPTRPVRVPRWAQGFNRHFQALARRYDRLGERWLRRRARSLCLYLALLLVLAFAYARLPSSFLPEEDQGYIVTDIQLPPAASASRTDVTVQAWEKYALAQPATDQVLAIMGFSFSGEGANAALSYVTLKDWSLRGSGQTSEEVARRANAAFEDVADGTLYSVVPPPVDGLGTSSGFDLRLQDLAGQGHEALLAARNQLLEAAKASPVIAHLREDGLADAPQIKVSIDREKAEALGVGFEVISAALSSALGSEQVNEFVNQGRMQRVIIQADGASRQTPQALLRLQVPNRQGRLVPLEAFSRFEWQVGPLQIGRYNGSASLRFSGDAAPGYSTGQAMAALQAIARQLPAGFSLEWAGLSLQEQQASDQVPLLVGLSLTMVLLVLVALYESWAIPFAVLLIVPVGVLGAVLAVTVMGLPNDVYFKVGLITIIGLSAKNAILIVEFARALHAEGANLTQAAAQAARLRFRPIVMTSLAFILGVLPLALASDAGAASQRAIGTGVIGGMLAATVLGVLWVPVFYVAVLSLVERMRGRRAVVPESASGEGACTRHKTQM, encoded by the coding sequence ATGCCGGATTTTTTCATCAACCGTCCGAACTTCGCCTGGGTCATCGCACTGCTGATCGCCCTGGCGGGTGCGCTGACCCTGGGGCGTCTGCCGGTCAACCAGTACCCGGACGTGGCGCCGCCGCAAATCAACGTCAGTGTCGATTACCCAGGGGCGTCGGCACAGATCGTCAGCCAGAACGTCACCAGCCTGATCGAAGAAGAGCTCAACGGCCTCAAAGGCCTGCTTTACTACGAGTCCAACAGTGCCAACGGCGGTGCCGAAACCACCATTACCTTCAAGCCGGGCACCGACCCGGACATGGCCCAGGTCGACGTGCAGAATCGCCTGCAACGGGTGGTCGGTCGCTTGCCCCAGGCGGTGATCGAGCAAGGCCTGGAGGTGGAGCAGGCGCGCTCCAACTTCCTATTGGTGTATGCCTTGTCCTACACCGACGACCAGCAGGACTCCGTCGGGTTGGCGAACTATGCCGCTCGCGCGATCAACAATGAAATCCGTCGGGTGGCCGGGGTCGGGCGGGTGCAGATGTACACCGCCGAGCGGGCGATGCGGATCTGGGTCGATCCGGCGCGCCTGGTGGGTTATGACCTGTCGATGAGCGATGTGGGCAGGGCCATCGCCGGGCAGAACATCCAGGTGCCGGCCGGCAGCATGGGCGAGCGGCCGGGGCCGGCGGACCAGCACATTACCGCCACCGTCATGGTGCAAGGGCAGTTGGACTCGGTGGAGGCTTTCGGCAACATCGTGCTGCGGGCCAATGACGACGGCTCCAGCGTGCGGATTCGCGACGTGGCGCGGGTTGAACTGGGGCGCAAGGACTACCGCTTCGACGCGCGGCTGAACGGCAAGCCGGCGGCGGCCATGTCGGTGCAACTGGCACCGGGCGCCAACGCGCTGGAAACCGCGGAGGCGATCAAGCTGCGGCTGGATCAACTGTCGAGCACCTTGCCGGCGAACATGGCCCTGAGCGTGCCCTACGACACCTCGTATTTTGTCGAGGTGGCGATCAAGCAAGTCCTCTACACGCTGATCGAAGCCATGGTCCTGGTGTTCCTGGTGATGCTGCTGTTCCTGCAGAAACTGCGCTATATGCTGATCCCGGCGGTGGTGGTGCCGGTCTGTCTGCTGGGCACGATGGCGGTCATGGCGCCGCTGGGCTTCTCGATCAACATGATGACGCTGTTCGGCATGGTGCTGGCGATCGGGATCCTGGTGGACGACGCCATTGTCGTGGTGGAGAACGTCGAGCGGCTGATCAGCGAGGAACACCTGTCGCCCAAGGCGGCGACCCGCAAGGCCATGCAGCAGATCAGCGGGGCGATTGTCGGCATCACCCTGGTGCTGTCGGCGGTGTTCCTGCCCCTGGCATTCATGGGCGGTTCGGTGGGGGTGATCTACCAGCAGTTCGCGATGACCCTGTCGGTGTCGATCCTGTTCTCCGGTTTTCTCGCGCTGAGCCTGACGCCGGCCTTGTGCGCGACCCTGCTCAAGCCGGTTGATCCGACGCGCCCGGTGCGCGTGCCGCGTTGGGCCCAGGGCTTCAATCGCCACTTCCAGGCCCTGGCCCGGCGCTATGACCGGCTGGGCGAACGCTGGTTGCGCCGCCGTGCCCGCAGCCTGTGCCTGTACCTGGCGTTGCTGCTGGTGCTGGCCTTCGCCTATGCCCGGTTGCCGTCCTCGTTCCTGCCCGAGGAAGACCAGGGCTACATCGTGACCGATATCCAGCTGCCGCCCGCCGCCTCGGCCTCGCGCACGGACGTGACGGTCCAGGCGTGGGAAAAATATGCCCTGGCCCAACCGGCCACCGATCAGGTGCTGGCGATCATGGGCTTCAGCTTTTCCGGGGAAGGGGCCAACGCAGCGTTGTCCTACGTCACCCTCAAGGACTGGTCGTTGCGCGGCAGTGGCCAGACCAGCGAAGAGGTGGCCCGGCGGGCGAACGCCGCCTTCGAGGACGTGGCCGATGGCACGCTGTACAGCGTCGTGCCGCCGCCGGTGGACGGCCTCGGCACCTCCAGCGGCTTCGATTTGCGCTTGCAGGACCTCGCAGGGCAGGGGCACGAGGCTCTGCTGGCGGCGCGTAACCAATTGCTCGAGGCGGCCAAGGCCTCGCCCGTGATCGCACACTTGAGGGAGGATGGCCTGGCGGATGCGCCGCAAATCAAGGTCAGCATCGACCGCGAGAAGGCCGAGGCCCTGGGCGTGGGTTTCGAGGTGATCAGCGCGGCGTTGTCTTCGGCGCTGGGGTCGGAGCAGGTCAACGAATTCGTCAACCAGGGCCGCATGCAACGGGTGATCATCCAGGCCGACGGGGCCAGTCGGCAGACCCCGCAAGCGCTGCTGCGCCTGCAGGTGCCCAATCGCCAAGGCCGTCTGGTGCCGCTGGAAGCCTTCAGTCGGTTCGAGTGGCAGGTCGGGCCGTTGCAGATCGGTCGCTACAACGGCTCGGCATCGCTGCGTTTTTCCGGGGATGCCGCGCCGGGCTACAGCACCGGCCAGGCAATGGCCGCGTTGCAGGCGATTGCCCGGCAGTTGCCGGCCGGCTTCAGTCTTGAGTGGGCAGGGCTGTCGTTGCAAGAGCAGCAGGCCAGCGATCAGGTGCCGCTGTTGGTGGGCCTGTCGTTGACGATGGTGTTGCTGGTGTTGGTTGCACTCTATGAGAGCTGGGCGATCCCGTTCGCGGTGCTGCTGATCGTGCCGGTGGGTGTGCTCGGTGCGGTACTGGCGGTGACGGTGATGGGCTTGCCCAACGATGTCTACTTCAAGGTCGGCTTGATCACCATCATCGGCTTGTCCGCGAAGAACGCGATCCTCATCGTCGAGTTCGCCAGGGCGTTGCACGCCGAAGGGGCAAACCTGACGCAGGCCGCGGCACAGGCGGCGCGCTTGCGGTTCCGGCCGATTGTCATGACCTCGCTGGCGTTCATCCTGGGCGTGCTGCCCCTGGCGCTTGCCAGCGATGCCGGTGCGGCCAGCCAGCGCGCGATCGGCACCGGGGTGATCGGCGGAATGCTGGCCGCGACCGTGCTCGGGGTGCTGTGGGTGCCGGTGTTCTATGTCGCGGTGCTGTCCCTGGTGGAACGCATGAGGGGCCGGCGCGCGGTGGTGCCTGAATCCGCCTCCGGGGAGGGGGCTTGCACCCGGCACAAGACTCAGATGTGA
- a CDS encoding RND transporter: MQKIFAAMAPAWVLLGLLGLSACGDRQAPAKPAAAVPQVKTLTVQPRAFAMTTDLPGRIEPVRIAEVRARVAGVVLTRHFQEGSDVKAGQLLFSIDPAPLKAALMRTEGALARAEADVYRANAQVQRFKQLVAINAVSPQAFDEAMSDLKSAQANRLAAQADVASARLNLGYCQVRAPISGRIGRALVSEGSLVGQDEATQMARIQQLDPIYADFTQSADQVVALQQALASGRLSLDGNGTAQVTVQVGNPPQLRRGTLMFSDISVDRSTGQVTLRGEFPNPDNLLLPGMYVRVIAPAGVDRQALFVPQQAVQRGADGQARLMLVDDSGVVRERVVSTGAMLGSDWQITQGLVAGEQVVIERADKLSAGTQVHVVTLAGQQARH; this comes from the coding sequence ATGCAGAAGATTTTCGCCGCGATGGCACCCGCCTGGGTGTTGCTGGGCTTGCTGGGTTTAAGCGCGTGCGGCGACCGGCAAGCACCGGCCAAACCGGCTGCGGCGGTGCCGCAAGTGAAGACGCTGACGGTGCAGCCTCGGGCGTTCGCCATGACCACGGACTTGCCCGGGCGCATCGAGCCGGTGCGCATCGCCGAGGTGCGCGCGCGGGTGGCCGGGGTGGTGCTGACCCGGCATTTCCAGGAAGGCAGCGACGTCAAGGCCGGCCAGTTGCTGTTCAGCATCGACCCGGCGCCGCTCAAGGCTGCGCTGATGCGCACCGAGGGTGCCTTGGCGCGGGCCGAGGCCGATGTCTATCGGGCCAACGCCCAGGTGCAGCGTTTCAAGCAACTGGTGGCGATCAACGCCGTCAGCCCGCAAGCCTTCGACGAAGCCATGTCCGACCTCAAGAGCGCCCAGGCCAATCGCCTGGCGGCCCAGGCCGACGTGGCCAGTGCGCGGCTCAACCTTGGTTACTGCCAGGTGCGTGCGCCGATCAGCGGGCGCATCGGTCGGGCTCTGGTCAGCGAAGGTTCGCTGGTAGGGCAGGACGAGGCGACGCAAATGGCGCGAATCCAGCAACTGGACCCGATCTACGCTGACTTCACCCAGTCCGCCGACCAGGTGGTGGCCTTGCAGCAGGCACTGGCCAGCGGGCGCCTGAGCCTCGATGGCAACGGTACGGCGCAGGTGACGGTGCAAGTGGGCAATCCTCCCCAGTTACGCCGTGGCACCTTGATGTTTTCCGACATCTCCGTGGACCGGAGCACCGGCCAGGTAACCTTGCGCGGTGAGTTTCCCAACCCGGACAACCTCCTGCTGCCCGGCATGTACGTGCGGGTGATCGCGCCGGCCGGTGTCGACCGGCAAGCGTTGTTCGTGCCGCAGCAGGCCGTGCAGCGCGGCGCCGACGGTCAGGCCCGGTTGATGCTGGTGGACGACAGTGGCGTGGTCCGTGAGCGGGTGGTCAGCACCGGCGCCATGCTCGGTTCCGACTGGCAGATCACCCAGGGCCTGGTGGCCGGCGAGCAGGTGGTGATCGAGCGGGCCGACAAGCTCAGCGCGGGGACGCAGGTCCACGTTGTCACTCTGGCCGGGCAGCAAGCTCGCCACTGA